The nucleotide sequence TTTGTAAATGTAATAATTCCCGTTAAGTTTAGAACTCTCAAGTATTATTTGATGAAGATGGAGTAAAAATTTTAGCATAGTAACTCTTTTAAAATCCCATGTATCTGTTTACTAGGTACATCTTTATGCCTCATTGAGACAACTCTCATAAGTGGGCAGAGCAGATCTTTTGATCTGCTGTAACCCGATTTTTTTATGATTGTATTGATCTCTGATTTTAGCTCTATATTAGACATTTTCTTTCCTTTTAAAATAGATAACCAAGCCTACAAACAAATCTCTGTTTTTCTAATGGTTGATACTCTGAGAGATTGTAGTGTGCAAGAAAACTCATACCAACGCCAAGATGAATCTTTGGTTTACCAAACGGTAAAAATTCAACTTCTGGTGTTATGTATCCAACTGTTCCACTGAATGCTTTAAATGGCAGTCTTTGGCGAAGAGCAGGAGTCGTATCATTTCCCATATCTGTTTTAGAGTTATATTTCCCGTTATATTCGATACCTAAGTTAATTTTATCTGTAACAGCACTTGTAAATGATAGATCATAACTGAGTTCATTTCCAAAGTCATAATCATGTTCTGCTTTTGGTCTATAGGTGTACATAGTATTGAAATCAACTCTCATTGTGTCATTTATAACTTTTGAAACACCAAGTTCTGCTTTATATTCATACTCACCGGTTCCCATTTGTGTAGGAAGCGGTGTATTGGTAGTTGCAGCAAAAGGAGGTGCTTTTTTAAAGCCGTCATCTGTTGAACCCGTTGGCAGTTTTACCCCTGCACCGACTGAAACTTGATAGCCATACTCTTTCATAGGTAAAACAACATATCTTCCCATTACTACCATATCACCTACACCTTGATTGTCAATCGCCACATCATTTGGACCTAGTTTGGCCGTTGCCTCAATATGTTTATATGGAAGAACAACTCTTACATCAAAGTTTTTACTTACACCATATTTTGCGACAAGCAGTGTGGCATTTGCTGTTGCATCAAGATGCTCTCTGTTAGTTACTTCATGTGTGCCATCAAACATATGGTCTCTTTTCATATAGATATTTTTAATACCCATCTTAAATTTACCCTCGGGAAGCGTCATAGCACCGCCTTTAGAGTTAATGCCTGGAATTACTTGTGCATTGAGTAGTGTCGCTCCAAGTAAAGAGAGTGTTAATAGTTTCTTCTTCATTATTTTCCTTATTGATATCAATTATCATAGTTGATTGTGAAAGTTTATCGATACTTTTCTTAAGTATAGATAAACTTGAAAGTCATTATCATTATTAACTAAACTTAAGTTTTTAAATACTATACTTCGATAGTAATAATTATTATAAGGAATAGTTTTATGAAATTCTTTCTAAAAATACTCAAAGATTTTCCGGCTTATTTATGGAGTGGGTGGGGTGCTGTTGCTTCCATCTTACTCTTTATAGCTCTGTGGGATGTTGGAAATCAGCTCTATGGCAATTTAGTCCTGCCATCTCCATTAGAGACATTTAAAACACTCTATACGATGCTGCATAGTCCAGATGTTTGGGAACAGATAGATATTACACTCTATCGTGCTTCAGTCGGTTTTGGACTCTCTTTACTTTTTGGTTCTGTTTTAGGTCTTATTGCAGGTTTTTTCGCCACAGCTTCCATGATGAGTCGTCCTATTGTTACGATACTTGTGGGTATGCCGCCGATTGCGTGGATCGTTCTTGCTATGATCTGGTTTGGTATGGGGGATGAGACGGTTATCTTTACTGTAGTAGTTGCCTCTTTCCCTATTATCTTTGTTGGCGCGCTCCAAGGTACGAGAACACTTGATGGTGACTTAAAAGAGATGGCAGAGAGCTTTCATTTTCCATGGCACATGAAGTTTATAGATGTCTATTTTCCACATATATTTTCTTACATTTTTCCTGCGTGGGTAAGTGGGCTTGGCATGGCTTGGAAGATAGTTATCATGGCTGAATTATTAGCGACAAGTGATGGTCTGGGTGCTGAACTTGCTATTGCCCGTAGTCAGTTAGACACGCCTACGGCTTTAGCGCTTGTGACAATTATGATAGGTTCTTTGATGTTTATCGAGTACATAATATTAGAGCCGATTAAAAGAGAGGTAGAGTTATGGAGAAGTTAGAAGTTAAACACTTAACACACCATTTTGGATTTACAGAGATCCTTCACGATATAAACTTTACTCTTAAAAAAGGGGAAGTTTTAAGTATTGTAGGTCCAAGTGGTGGAGGGAAGACAACACTTTTACATCTGTGTGCGGGGCTTTTGGATGTTGAAGAGGGTTCTATTTACAACAGTTTTCAGAGCAGTGCTTTTGCTTTT is from Sulfurimonas paralvinellae and encodes:
- a CDS encoding ABC transporter permease; this encodes MKFFLKILKDFPAYLWSGWGAVASILLFIALWDVGNQLYGNLVLPSPLETFKTLYTMLHSPDVWEQIDITLYRASVGFGLSLLFGSVLGLIAGFFATASMMSRPIVTILVGMPPIAWIVLAMIWFGMGDETVIFTVVVASFPIIFVGALQGTRTLDGDLKEMAESFHFPWHMKFIDVYFPHIFSYIFPAWVSGLGMAWKIVIMAELLATSDGLGAELAIARSQLDTPTALALVTIMIGSLMFIEYIILEPIKREVELWRS
- a CDS encoding transporter; this encodes MKKKLLTLSLLGATLLNAQVIPGINSKGGAMTLPEGKFKMGIKNIYMKRDHMFDGTHEVTNREHLDATANATLLVAKYGVSKNFDVRVVLPYKHIEATAKLGPNDVAIDNQGVGDMVVMGRYVVLPMKEYGYQVSVGAGVKLPTGSTDDGFKKAPPFAATTNTPLPTQMGTGEYEYKAELGVSKVINDTMRVDFNTMYTYRPKAEHDYDFGNELSYDLSFTSAVTDKINLGIEYNGKYNSKTDMGNDTTPALRQRLPFKAFSGTVGYITPEVEFLPFGKPKIHLGVGMSFLAHYNLSEYQPLEKQRFVCRLGYLF